DNA sequence from the Gopherus evgoodei ecotype Sinaloan lineage chromosome 3, rGopEvg1_v1.p, whole genome shotgun sequence genome:
TGGGCACAGCAAATTGTGCTCTTTGTTAACAGTGATGGTCTTTCCTTTTCCTGTAAGCAAGGCCTCTTCCTAATCCAGAACATTTTGGACAATGTATGTGTATATGCAGAAATGACCATGTTTCAATAAAGGATGAGAATAGAATTTTTATCATCCAAATGACTGATCAAAAAATTGTTGGGTCATCTTAAAAAGAAGTCTGTAATTCCTGGATTCTCTTTTCTAGGTGTACACAGTGACACCTACTGGTAAAAGCGGAAAACAATGCTGTGATAGGCTCCCATCAATAATTGCACATTGCTTGTCGTTTGTTATATTTCTATGCCTTTGTGGGAACAAACCTCTGAAGAGCCACCTACTTAATCCATTGCATAACAGTGTAATATGTGACATATCTGCACTGACTTTAGTCCACAGATACATTAGGCAGATCCCCTTGTCAAGCAATTCTATTATTTATGCATCATTAATAATGACCCCTTCTGTTGCATAAATAGACTGTGAACCCCctaaactgtaattttttttgtggTATCACTATTTCTTTACTAATGTGTTAGACACATACACATTAGTAGACGTGATATGGTATTTGTCTTTAAATAAAGTCTGGGATGCAGATGCTCAGTGAAAGCATTAAGCTGAGAATGTTCTAATGGTAGGGAAAATTGAAACCATAAGACTGAACTCAAAGGAAAGTATACCAAATTAAAGCTTACAGTACTTGTAAGCCTCTATTTATTTGAACCTTTTATCTCAAAGGGATCTGCAAAATTAGAAAAAGCAGAAATACTGCAAATGACAGTGGATCATTTGAAGATGCTCCAGGCAACAGGGGGTAAAGGTAAGGagttgagttttttttttcctaatatttggGGAAATCTTAGCAAACAGTCCTTTGACGAGCCATGATAGGCGATCCCAGATTAAAGAAGTGGAAATCAATGCTAATGTCAGGATTGAACTCGTGGGAAAGAACTGCTGGGACAAAAGAAGCACTTGACCCTGGGCTTGTGTTTGCTTTCATAACACTGTGGGAGTAAAGGCTTCATTCACAGGCAGCCCAGTCAGAGATTTGTTTGGGATTTCCAAAGAGCACTGAAATCTGTACAGGGAgacaaaacaaatacacaaacaTCCAAACATAAACAGGAGGTTTGTGGCAACAATTGTGCagtatgaaaaaaaatgttaaaactcATTATACAGCAGTTATACCAAAGGAAGTGGATCCAGAGGAACGTTCATTattgtttatatattttctttgttcTGAAAGACTCTCTTTTAAATTCAAGATTAGACTCTCTCATTCACTAGACCAAAATCTAATCTTATTACATGCACCTCTGGGTATCAGATGATAGAAAGATAATACATATTTAGACTCGTACTTTTATGCAGGCAGTAACGCACAGCAGGGTGTTCAGTTATTCCTTATTAGCTGGCACTGAGATGATGTTGGGGCTGGAAAGTAAGAAACGGGAAATGGCAATTTCCAACAATTTATAACTCAGCTCAACCTTAATGTAAttttgggtatgtcttcactgcatagTTAACCCAGGTGATATGCACCCAGGTCTGAACTCCCGAGCAGCCACACTACAAAGCCCCACCTGAGTTACTGTATCCTCACTGGTGCTACCCACCCCCATGTGTgttgctaggacttctgggggcacAGCCTATGGTTGTCTGTGTTTCTTTCAGTAAGCCCTGTGTTGCTCTGAGTCTTACCttgtgaattgtgggagaacttgtctagTCTTCTTGGCACATGGGGAATTataggaaggcattggaggactatcagtACTTGAGTGATTTAGCCTGTGTATTTGCTGCTCAGTGGGTGGGTTACCAGACTAAGTGAAAGCTTCACATGGGTTTTAGCCTACAGCCACAGACAAGCCAACTAGCCCAGGTTGAAAGCATCACTAAACTAGGAGGCGGGGTGTTGTGTGGACAAGAAAGGGGTCTGAGGTAACATCAGAATAAAAGCCCAAGTTTACTCAGCAGTGAAGTCATACCCTTCATGGGACAATAAAAGGCCCTGAGGGCTACCTTAAATACTCTGACTCGAACTGAGATATATGGTGAAAAACTACCCTGTTTTGAACTAAAGTGATTGACAATAGGAGACCATGCTGGTATAATGCTGAATGGGTATTACTGCCATAGGGCATTATTTCCCACTGACGGCTGAAGGGCAATAGTTTTTCTTAGTAAACAAAATGCTGTAGGCTATAAATTGAATTTGATGATGAACTCTTTGGGAAGGAGAATgtaatttcctctgtgtttagaAAGTGTCTACCATGTTCTGGTCACCTAATTAGATACTTGTTTAATTCTCTCTTTCTGTCCAATGTGCTATAGATTCAGCTATCATTTGCTGAAGTGCCTCAGAGGTCAGATGACCATAGTGCCTACGTAGTATGTCTTTAAGTGATTACAACATTTTATGTAAAGCATTTTTTACTGCAAACCTTTTCATGCAGAAGCAATGACAAGatgtttttactttgctgttAAAGAACACATGTCATGAAGCCTTTATGATTTTACTTAGCAGAGTTTGTAAAGACTGTCTCCAAACTGTCAAGTGGTAGATTTTAAGAACTATTTTATAAATGCCAATGTAGGGGAGAAAAGGCAGGATATTATATACAAGCCCTTTAATCTTCAACCCATTCCTTTGTGCATATGTgcgtgagacacacacacagactctggGTCAGTGTTACCATGGAAAAGCTTGCTGTGGAATTTCAGTTTCCCACAATACAAGATGAGAGGCATCATAAAGCTTTTTGAAGAACCTCAAAAACTGATGGTCTTAATTTTTCTCCACTGTAATATTTGGTTGCAAGAACAACTGTAGCATATTACATTACCAGAGATAATCTCACACACAATTTACAAAGCAAACTTTCCTCCCACCAAATCTCAAACCATAAATAGGAGATACAGATATTTAGCCAGGATCATGCTAGCTGACTCCTAGCTAAGATAGGCTAGGAAATCATCTGATACTCATGCATCTTTTACCTTTCCTTTCAGGTTATTTTGATGCTCACACACTGGCCATGGATTTCATGAGCATTGGATTCCGAGAATGTTTAACTGAAGTTGCAAGATATCTGAGCTCAGTGGAAGGTCTGGACACATCTGATCCGCTAAGAGTTAGACTTGTGTCTCATCTCAGCTCTTGTGCGTCTCAAAGGGAAGCTGCTGCAATGACCTCATCCATGGCTCATCACCATCATCCCTTGCATCCTCACCACTGGACAGCAGCATTTCACCATCTCCCTGCCGCTTTACTGCAGCAGAATGGACTTCATTCCTCTGACACCACTCCTTGTAGACTTTCAACAGCATCAGAAGTACCTCCTCATGGCTCTGCTCTTCTCACAGCCACCTTTGCCCATGCTGACTCCGCActcagagtgccctctgctggcagTGTTGCTCCCTGTGTCCCACCTCTTTCTACCTCTCTTCTCTCGCTCTCTGCCACTGTacacgctgctgctgcagctgctcagagTTTCCCTCTGTCTTTTGCTGGAGCATTCCCCATGCTTCCACCTAGTGCAgcggcagcagtggcagctgcaACAGCAATCAGCCCACCATTATGTGTATCAGCAGCTTCCAGTCCTCAGCAAACTAGTAGTGGTGGAAATAGTAAACCCTACCGACCTTGGGGGACTGAAGTTGGAGCTTTTTAAgcctcacacaaacacacaagccGTCTTTGGACTTCATGCAGTGGTAACTCAGTGTCCTTCCTGTTCAGTCAGATTGAAGGTCTGTATCCACACAAATAGCCTTATAGATGTCTGCAAGCCAATCAAGGAGCAGTAAAGCTATTCTAGGGTCAGACTTCAAAGAGGACATATGGCAGTATTGggtatatttttctttgttttgcttaaGGCACATTGAGCAACGGTGGCTTTCAGAAACATCGTACCCCAGTGACCATTTAGAAGTTCATTGGGAAATAGGTAGACTCTAGACCCAGTAATCCTCCAGCCATGCACCATTATTTGGCAGACAGATGGGGGCTAGCACCTCTAAATTTCTCCTGAGCTGGACAAAAAGTTTGAGTTTCATAAGTGCCTGACATGCATATGCGTTCTTCTGAAGCAAATCATACTGCGCAagtatgaggggaaaaaaaaaaagagattgggggggagcagaaggggagaGAATCCTGCATTAAGCTACAGACATTTTGATACATTTCCAGGAAAGAATGAACTCTAAACCAACAGGCTTATTTAGCCAAAAGGATTGCTGAGAAAGAATGTTCAGCTTGACAGGCCTAGTTTTTATCTTACCTAGTTGACTTTCTTTGTACAGACTTGCCAAATGGTGACATCTAGCATAGCACTGGTAAAAGCAATTATCTTATCAGCGCTTGGATTGATGAACATTTTAGCACTGTCTGTGAGCCTTGAGGcactttggtttggttttgttttttaaatggcttaGACTATGGTGCTTGCTTGTCTCTGTACAAGCAATGAATTTATAGTGCACACAGAAGTAGTTGCCTACTCAAAGCGTGCACACCTCAAGACAGTTGATCCATGCCAATACAAGAGACTCAATGTTGTAAAGAGTTCAGATTAACTTATTTAGTTGCATTTGGACATTTTATTTTTAGCAGCCTCCTGATTCTGTGCAAGATCTGTCCTCTCTTCACTATCAACTTCTGGAGGTAACGATTTCTCTGGGTCTGAATGAAGTTACTGAG
Encoded proteins:
- the HEY2 gene encoding hairy/enhancer-of-split related with YRPW motif protein 2, producing MKRPCEETTSDSDMDETIDVGSENNYSGQSSGSVIRSNSPTTASQIMARKKRRGIIEKRRRDRINNSLSELRRLVPTAFEKQGSAKLEKAEILQMTVDHLKMLQATGGKGYFDAHTLAMDFMSIGFRECLTEVARYLSSVEGLDTSDPLRVRLVSHLSSCASQREAAAMTSSMAHHHHPLHPHHWTAAFHHLPAALLQQNGLHSSDTTPCRLSTASEVPPHGSALLTATFAHADSALRVPSAGSVAPCVPPLSTSLLSLSATVHAAAAAAQSFPLSFAGAFPMLPPSAAAAVAAATAISPPLCVSAASSPQQTSSGGNSKPYRPWGTEVGAF